The DNA region CCACCGCAGATTGCCTCGAGCGGTATTTTGAGTGGCAATTTTGCGTTGCGATTCCATCGTCTAATGAAACATAGAAATGAAAACTAGAACACAGAATTTGCATAGACACACAAAAAGTCGCGCGCATGCAGAAAGAGGGACCTGTGTGACGATGGAAGCCATTCAAGTTCTTGCCACTCTGAACCCATTCCTCTATTTCGATATTGCTTGATACGGGTGCTTTACTAAAGTTGGACCTGGCACTCTgacaatttaaacaaaataatttaagctAGAACAACAGGACTTCTCTTTATGAATTAGTAAATTCATCGAGGAAAGAATACAGTTGACTAGGGCAAAAAGAACCTTCTTTAAATCAAAGACGACATGCATTAGAAATAAGATGATCAAAACTTTGTAGAACACAAGCAAGGATATCATTTCAAATCAAGGTAACAGATAATCCTTTGAATAAATACTCAAGAAAGCAAGAGTTTATGCTATTCATGAAATGAGAAACCAGTTTCTAGAAGGAAAACCTGGAATCTTGAAGTGGAGAGCACAGTAGGAGCCAAAGAATAGAATATTGTGGCAGAACTACGAGGGGGGCTAGAGCAGTCACTGCAAATGGGTGGCGGGGATTCTGGCAAAGCTGCTGATAGAGGACCGAGGCTCCATACTGGGCGATCAACAGAAATAGTACTGTCATGAAGTGCAGCGGCCCCTATAGGCCACGGGTTTCCAAGTGCTGTTGCAGAGGAAAAATAGTACCGAGAAGCCTTGTTCTATGGGTAGTGGTGCTGTACTGAGAGATGTTTTTGCATGCTGTTGTTCTCATTATCTTTTGTCTTCTTGGAGTTCTTATGGGTTTCTTGATTGAACGACAGAGAGAGGGAAGGAAAGCATAaacagtttaaattttatttattttgtttaccaGACATATAGATTCCTAAAGCATGGGAGAAGATTGAAATATGCGATGAGAAACGGCATGACCTGTCATTTCGATACATGACTGCATGTCCTTCATTATATATGATCTGATTTCTCGAAAGAGAAAACTTGAAGACAGTTCATgggaaataataatatttgtttttgtgttttttttttttttttaaaaaaaaattaatatatatttttatatttttaaattattttgatacactatataaaaataaaaaaaaaatattaatttaatatatttttaaataaaaattattttaaacacgAAAAGTGGGCTGACGCTGCTGCTACTGGAATTCAAATACAATACAGGAGAGACAttctttttatagaaattttCATTGATCAAAGAAAAACTTATAGGGAAGCTATCCCTATTACATACTTGTACGATTACAAAATGAATTCAGGGAAATCACCGTCGGTTACAAAGAACAGGGAATCTTGGATTGTGCAAACATCCCCTGAAATCttagttttaacatgtttttttttttccggttaaaaagtaattttataaaaaattatttattttaatattttcaaagtactaatatcaaaaataaattttaaaaaataaaaaatatatattattttaatatatttttaaagtaaaatattttaagaaacaactattatcacaatatcaaacaggCTTCGCTTCcataatttattaagtcaatcaccaaaaaaacaccatgaagtaaagaaaagagcttttaaaaaattcaaaaataatcaatttagtaattttttttttaatctaaacatACTTTTCCACAGTTTTCTCAAACATACTAAATATTTTGTATGGCATAAAACTTTTCTCAAAACATTGTAACCTTAAATACAATGCATTTTGgggaattgtttttgaaaaattacataGTTTGGTAAATAAtttaagagaataatataagttggaaaaatatttgaaaaataacacagtttgaatacaattatatttttcaatattaattttatacacAACTACTATTAGGAATAGTGGTTAAACACAATTGTGTTTTCTAATATCAATTTCATACACAACCACTATTAAGAATATTAATTGTACATTGATGTCCTcttttgcaaaataattaactttattAAAAGTTAACTCAAAATTTTATGAAGATTCAATGACAAAAATATAAGATTCAAGATCCAATGGCTAAGAAGATGGGGCGATATGACAACAGAgagaaatgaaggaaaaaatgaaaagaaaaaataggttACCAAGAGCATACCGGGGATTCGTTTTAGACACACTCGGTTCCATTAGAAAGATCTCGACGATACGATTTTAACTACACATTGAAAGACCACTAAACCAGGTCTTAATTAACCCTAAATTAACCTCGAACAAAACCCCTTACAAATTACAACCATGTTTGATGATCTTTATTGGTGTGGTTATAATCGTTTTATCGAGATTTTTCTAACAGTATTGGATGTGTAAAAAATAGAGCTCTGGTGTGTCTTCGATAACCCCTTCTTTCTTGGCCATtagatcttgaattttatttcttgGCTATTGGATCTTCataaaagtttaaattgatttttgttcttgtcaATTAATTTGATTGGAAAATGACTTTTGAAACAATCACTATTGCTAATAGTGGTTGTGTTCAAACTGTGctatttttcaaatacttttttaacatattttaatttttcaaaactgtTATTAAACTGTGTTAGAAATACAAAAGACTTATATTGTGGGTGGGAATAGTGTTTTCACCATTTtgcccttttaaaaaaactcatatgcTAATACCTGAGGGTGAAATGAACTTTGTATAGGGATAATTTAGGCATTTTAAAGTTGATCAAAGATAACTCGGGaccttttttttaacattaaaattacaacaaTAATGTTAAAAgcgaaaaattataaagcttaaatGAAACgatgtttttgtaatttcacaTTTTAATGTACAGTAAAATGACATATTTTCCCcttgaattaataaaataaataaaatggctATGTGGGCtttattgttgtttattattaaatGCACAATGCAAAGATCTAATTAcccttataattaaaatttgcaAGTCTTGTGAATAAGGGTAATTTTGTAATTGCacgattgatttttttattgttgtcagTTGGGGTTATAGATAATTTTgtagtttaatatatatatctataatatttttttaaaaagatggtTGACACGTGTAGTGCACGCCTCAGCCACTCTATTATCTTTAAATAGCACATTTGGTTGAACTCTAAACGGTGAAAATAAGAAATCCAGTGTAAGCGTTTGAATCTTCTCCACCTCCGCTCAATCCCCGAGTGGTGTGTGACACAAACATATCTTTGGTGTGGCGCCGacaactcttttttctttcttctctctttccctGGATTTTCACGTTgcccttcaaatttttttttttcttagggttcAATCCATGATCTTTTGAtcaccatttattttatttttaaataatctataaattaagaattctttttcattttcatccttattcaatcttttttttttcatatttgatttttcattcatttaatttatatttgtctaatttgagataatttctaaaaattgatttttttttcgatttttaTCCTcctttaggtttttttcctatcagattttatctttattcttttcgattgtaatttttttttttagattattttgaaaaatattattatttttttaattgtatcctttaatattaaattggtttgaAATTTAGCTTTCATTGAGCTCAGATTCCACTAGGTTGCAGGCTTGAGAAGATTGACCCAGCTTTAGGAGATTCATCCGAGTTTGCTttggttttttatcttttttttttaagctcgtattcattcaatttcatcattaaatatttatttaattagggaATGggttcaattatttatttatatgcttTCTAGATCCtttgttttattcttctttcttcttttttttgtttaagtggGTTATctcaagatttatttatttattattctttattaaattaaatgtaattaattaattaaatatagcaTAAGATGCtcaatttcataataatttaatttgcttTGCTTTCCAGGTCATAGCCGTGCGATTTCTTTCAGTATCGTCATTTAAAAGTTTCTAGTAGCATTTGAACCATCCAAACAAACTTTTCTTGTGGTGGTGCGGTGTCCGAGGGTGAATGACAAGGAGTCTCCTacaaactcttttttcttctctttttaagtATGTTATtaacatctttatttttttactagttaaTTATTGTAAAATGACCCAAgtccttatgtttttttttacttcttttaaaaaagctacCATCacttgaacaatttttttaatatattaagaaaattaatcttatttcttttaaaaaaaactaccatcACATAAATATTCTTATTTGACCTGCCCGACCAATCCAGTTTGAAGCTATACTTGGTGCAACTCTATGTTTTTTCAGCTGTGTGATATACCATTTCGTCGGAGTATAAGATTATCCCTGGTCAAAAAAGATGCTGCAAGGTCTAGATAAAGTGAATCTACATCAGTGTCCAGAACTGCATCACAAGAATTAACTCCGACATTCAGTCGAATGATTCTATCATCATATGAAATTGGCTAGAAAATTCCTAAAACAGTAAAGATCATATAACCTCAGAGTTTCCAAGAGACCTCAGACCAAATTATAGCCTCATCaaagttttctttttgcttCCTCAAAATAGAAGGATAGTTAATCTGGCTCAGTCACTACCAGCATAGAGGGTTTTTCTTCCAAGACGCTTAACTTAGCATggcttgttttaatttattttctgtaactgaatatacatatatacaaatTACTTTAACAGAAAAGTGAAATCACCAATGACTTGTAGCAATTAGAACAATCATGTGCTGTGAAAATTATGTCAAAAAGATGATATAGTCATAATCGTCATTAAACCaccataaataagaaaataaaaaacttaggtTCTCTAAGTGTAGTAAACAACGAATGTGATAATTTGCTAACAAATGATTAGCCTATTGATTCAAAACAGACATCCAATGCTCAAGACATTAGTCTATTGATTCAATATCCAAAATTCAAGATACCAAACTGAGTTTCGTATACCAATTAAGCATCCCTACGAACAAGGTAAAGCTTTCCAACAACATGGAGAATGGCAACAAAAGCAATGAAACCAATGCTCATAACAAGCACGACATTTGGAGAGATCTTGAGTCCAGGAGCATCATCAGTATAGAACTGAAGCATAGTCCCAGCTGCTCCTCCTGAAGCTCCACCACTTGTTGTCCTCCTCCTTCGCATGCTTGCAGCTGCTGCTGCACTTCCTCTAGGGGGAGCAGTTCCACCTACCGCCATTTCTGTAAGAAACCCACCAAACAAACAACTATTTCAGCCCCTTAAATGACAACCCGGTTAATTATCTCACTTTTCAGCCCACATTAGTATTACTTTAAATCTCACACACAAATCAGCGATAATATCATGTACTAAATATATCACTAATTAACAAAACTACTATACATCAAAAGGCGGTAAGCAAAAGAAGCACACACAAGCATGGCTACTATCAAAATTCATGAAAACCCAGAAAACCTCAAACAAATCCATCTAAAATTCAACGCtatcaatcaattttttgttccatttTACTAAACAAATTAGCCCTTGCAAAAACCAAATTTCAGTATTTTCTTCCCCTTATCATCATACACTAAAACCATCATAAAAACCACGAATGCAAGCATTTATCCAGATACCAATACTGACACTAACAAATTACTTGTGACATATAATACATTTGAGTCTTTTTGCAAAATTGAGATCTTGattatcaagagaaaaaaaaatagatccagTCATGAGGCAGAAGCCTAAGATCTACAAGATACAaataataaggataaaaaacctaattgttttttactcaaataaaaaattaatccaaaacaAAAGTAGCAAACAAATCTAAACAATTCGATTCAAAGAAAAGCACAGATCTATAAAggatattcaagaaattaaatgcAAATCGAAACCTTAATTGATTCGAAGAAGAGAGAGATCGATGGGGGGATTTTAACTGGAATTTggccttcttcttctcttctcttctctttactTTTTGCGGTTTCTAGGGTGTAAAAATCTAGGTTTATATACACGGGGTTACGTGTTTAAACACATGCACTTCCACGCATGGGTACCCAATCGTGTTTAGCCACATCAGATTCAGACAATTTAGATGTCAAATTCGCCGTTCGTTTACTACTTGGATGCCTCGGAAATAAGTTTGGGAAAACCTCACATTAGTCCCCTAATCATAAATTAAGTCTTAATATGATCCCCAATCTATCATATATTTCTCAATTGGGTTCCCTGTTTATAATCTTCCCCTTTTTTGACGGAAAATGTTGACATTTTCTCAAAACACGTTGTTTCCATCTaggatataataatatatagacGGAAATATTAAGGATATGAACAGGAGGACACGATTGAGAAGCGTCTGATACTTTAGAATCAAATTGAGAAAATCGATAGTTTGAGACTAATTTGAGAGTTACTAAATAGTTTGCAGACTAATCCGAGGTTTGCCCAATTAGTTTGGTCAGCTTCTCGGAAATTGggcctctcttctttttttttccgtcTCTCTGGTTACAAGAAGGGCCCATCCAGTAGGCCCAAAACACAAAAGACTGACCACCATTAGCAGCCGTTAATaacacaagatttatttattttcatattcgtAGAGCATGATGACATTATCGTTTGAGGCCAATTCAACCACTTGATCTGAAATCAACTCATGAAGATGTTAGTTAGTAGACGATTAAATAATTTGCgttaataatagtattttatttgagaAGAAATCCTAGCCTGTGAACATGATGTATCCTTGCCAAAGTTACAATCCCatcccacataaaaaaaaaaaaaaaaaaaaaaactgtacagCTCTAAAAATTCCAGCTTGTGTCTCCATGTTTGCAGCTTCACACAGTCAATTCATCGAGCCATTATTAGGGTTCTCAACTATGGTCTATAGCCACTGCATATTGCACAGCAGGCTTTTGCCTGTTACTATAAACAATGATCTAGCATTATTCATCTTACAACAGTTTTCTCTGATTTAATATCTTCTACAGTGaaacaatttcaattttctttagcAGTCCTCTCCAAGCTCCTTTCTGTGTAAATCAATCAAGATTTGTCTTAGAAACTGTATTTATCCAGTCTTCTGAAATCAAGGTATCACCAGCAACATACATCAAGGAGTTCTCATAATCGCGTTCTGCCCTCTGCTTAATCAGTTCTTCTACGGTCCGTCATTCGAGTTCATACACTGTGATGATAAGTTATTGGACCTTCTTTTTCTCCTATCTAGCTGCCAATAGCCCACTGCAACATCAGCCTGTCCATTAGTTTTCACTCCATCATTGTCCTTCAACATGTCTAGCATGCATTAGACAATAATCAAGTACTAGGTTAAGACTGATACCTTGATCCGATTGACAAATAAGCAACATGAAATCTGTTAggtttgttaggtgtgttgccatttaatgtgcctaacattaccattgaccagcagcctttgttgaagaagatggcagccaccattgactgcagctgcagctgctggaaaatgaagaagagaagccaccattcctgctataaataggcactaagtgtagagagcaaaatgagagagttgagagaaagaaagatgtgagaaatgtaggagagagtgggctgccaaggcagccagcagtagctgccattgcagcactgagtagagagaaatagagtgaggttgagagttgccaaagaggagatgattcctcctcctctattgttgtaaattttgttctctccctatataatcaaatgacttctcccgtggatgtaggcggtttgccgaaccacgttaaattttgtgtcagtgtgcttgccctcccgagagcaaatatcagtacatcaccggtcggaattccctacaattggtatcagagcatatggtttaagtggtgtttgattttttgctcaaaaatgaaagttgtcaaaatgttgttttgaccatcccactgtgtagaggaggccgagacgaagccactggtgaaaacggcgtcaaaatcggacgtcggacatggccgcactctccatcactctccggtgAGGTGGCGGGCCACGCGCGCAGACGCGCCCCACgtgtcttcttcacccggatgagttgacccgacccgaataccagttgacccgacccatgtgaacagtagacatgaacagtgacAGTGCCATGAACAGTACTATGCAAAGGATGACATCAGAGTACACAGTCAGCAAGGAATTGACTAGTCAACATCCATGTCAGCATAGGGGGACccacctgccacgtcatcagccTCGAGCCGAGCCACGACGAGCCGAGTGAGCCGAGCCTAATTGGAGctgagccgagccgcgagccgagggataggatccagtggagctgatcctacgtgcaaccggatctgaaattgaatctgagccgttgatcaggccagaattgttttgatcaaaacttagccgtctgaagtgcgatttggacgattcaagacatgtttccagctaatttgatcattccggatgcaatggtatggtccgatcgttgagattcgagaccgaaaatggcagtggtgaattattgaagagagattgcccgatcaggaggcatctgaaggtcatcctggtggtcgatggagatgaagaagaagaaggtgcacatgtttacccaattacatgtgctgaactgttaaatgggaaaattttaatgccttgatggaaggcaaaattgggacactcaggacacccgagatgtggacgatttgaggtgtagagtgaaaactgatgaagaccaatcttgtcgaatctaagcactggtagtctcgccagatgttgagaagTCAGGTATAAAACCGGGATaccccagatcacttgtaaaggaaagccgcaacaaagctagcaaatggttgtatatacaaaaaggcagtacggtggatagatacgttctaagaagttctgtctaggagattgggttttaagcgggaccgttgtgaccctccaaatctttcctgggaacttgcttagttgaaggatcatccacacagtactatttttgtatatgtaacagtttgtaatgaaactgttgaagactagcaggatgatgGCACAAAGGAACaattgggttccgtatgatcaaggatctgatggagtggtgatttctccaaagaagttagattcagtgactgtgatttctcgaagggagaattgatgaagaccctgataatggaagagaaatacagcaaggggataaagattggcaccctattttgacttggataaatgttgtgacaggatgagctgctgtcaaacataaaagcaaagaatagggagaaatctggagaaccgaaattgcacgagagcacacggagattgtgcaggagtacccggaggatccaacgaggtactgttatgagacaataggtgcaaggagaagaagagttcccagatgaagctcagagcagagactatgtgaaaaagttgtacaacaagaagtcttttgtgctcttgatgaaggcaacaagcgaggacctttccagtgcatgcaaggatggaaagatgagctgttgcagaagcatctaattgagggggtgcgaacgcctatgatgaaaggcgaagacaccaaagagagttggtgtgggtggagctgtcaagcagaaagggatagaagctccaaacatagaaatgaGATGGAAAACTGTGAAGAGTGcaccgcaactttctctttctatgtgatcagtggtagtgatctctcccaagtccacatggtggtagagaatcttggagccactagaAACATCCCCTATGAAGGAGGATGTGGCCGTCTCATGATGACGAGTatagacacctcagatggaagGTGTGTGGGCTAAGATTAGAGACTTGGTTCAGACTGTCACATGACGACAGGCAGAGACACCTCAgatagaaggtgtgaggaccatggtatgagtccaagatcagaccgtctcatgatgacaggcgaagacaccttagacagaaggtgtgaggaccatgatatgagtccaagatcaggttgtctcatgatgacaggcggagacacctcagatgaaagGTGTAAGGACcttgatatgagtccatgttcaggcTGTCTCATGACGAGCAGAAACACCTCGGatggaaggtgtgaggaccatggtatgagtccaagatcagaccgtctcatgacgacaggcggagacacctcagacagaaggtgtgaggaccatgatatgagtccatgttcagaccgtctcatgacgacatgcgaagacaccttagacagaaggtgtgaggaccatgatatgagtccaagatcaggtTTGTCGCATGACAacgggcggagacacctcagaggaAGGTGTGGGCCACGATGTGAGCCCAGATTCAAACCgtcgcatgacgacgagcggagacacctcagaagaAGGTGTGTGGGTCATAATAGAAGCCCTAGATTTAGACCGCCACATGACGACGAGTGGAGACACCtgaggagaaggtgtgagggcctgGATAGAAGCCCTAATTCAGAACGCCCCAaagccgatgtgatggctagatatgagtggacaagtgtatagccaatgaagtgactatgatgagtatgaagacaaatgcaggattgactttcatggatattgcccccatgctaaagatcaatgagctagaagacatttgccttgaacaataagtgggtgacttgtggagcattaagacgcgactgctatgaatgagcagagggcatgcgcaggttccgggaacaagttgactcttgtcaaggtggtgagctcggagatgacattgtaatactcagagtatgaagattgatatggatcaacctgtaatgggctgcccccataagtaaaggtggatagctacccgaactcttgagactaagagtgactcatggagaagtaaggcgtggttcctaaggtggaacagagggcagacgcaactcctggatgagtagactcttggaagagtggggagctcgtgatcacattaaaatactcaataactgtcgcacttgggaatatcagtttgagggggtgttgtaagccttgatgtaaggcttgataaatcattccgggCCAAGCATGGTTGATATGCTTGAAGGGAATGTTGTTCCAGAGACAAACGttaaacactcttcagatgagatgtgacaaaccatctggttgaagtgatcctttggaaTGAGCAAAGGGGTGTTTggttgactctggtgattgaaaggtttggcgagtacctgtaaacttggctgcagacgctctcggaatggtaagtttggaagagctgcaggatgcaagattgtgctgaagaagcaagaggacaattgcccatataaatgtcaaagggggtgattgttaggtttgttaggtgtgttgccatttaatgtgcctaacattaccattgaccagcagcctttgttgaagaagatgacagccaccattgactgcagctgcagctgctggaaaatgaagaagagaagccaccattcctgctataaataggcactaagtgtagagagcaaaatgagagagttgagagaaagaaagatgtg from Populus alba chromosome 14, ASM523922v2, whole genome shotgun sequence includes:
- the LOC118041361 gene encoding protein transport protein Sec61 subunit beta is translated as MAVGGTAPPRGSAAAAASMRRRRTTSGGASGGAAGTMLQFYTDDAPGLKISPNVVLVMSIGFIAFVAILHVVGKLYLVRRDA